The following is a genomic window from Kogia breviceps isolate mKogBre1 chromosome 4, mKogBre1 haplotype 1, whole genome shotgun sequence.
taagaaatgaTGATGGAAATTCTTCCTGAAGTTCTTCAAATATTGGTGAATAACCATAGGCATCAAATAGTAAGATACCGATGAAAGAGAGCTTAGAGGTGATCTAGTTCAGTGGTTTACAATCTTGTTTGAAGTCAAATGAAATCTTGATGGAACCTTATTGTTTTGGGAAATATGTCATTGTTTGAAAAGTCCCTCACTTATCTCCTCAAAGATCCAAAGTTCCACTAAGACATTTAAGAACTGCGGACCTAGTATAAGGTTGTGTTCATTTTGCACATATATTATTCATGATCAGAAAAGCtgaatgactttttttgaattttatttatttattttttatacagcaggttcttattagttatctatttgatacatattagtgtatacatgtcaagccccatctcccagttcatcccactgcctccaccccaccccccccgcttttcccccttggtgtccatgtttgttctctatttctgccttgcaaaccagttcatctgtaccatttttctagattccacatatatgtgtttatatacgatatttgtttttctctttctgacttacttcactctgtatgacagtctctaggtctatccacatctctacaaatgacccaatttcattcctttttatggctgagtaatattccattgtatatatgtaccacatcttctttatccattcatttgtggatggacatttaggttgtttccatgacctggctattgtaaatagtgctgctatgaacattgggttgcatttgtctttttgaattctggttttctctgggtatatgcccagtagtgggattgctgggtcatatggtaattctatttttagttttttaaggaacctccatacggttctccatagtggctgtatcaatttatattcccaccaacagtgcaagggggttccctagAAAAGGTGAATGACTTACAAGACAACACTCTCAGTAAATGACTTTGATAAAAATTGCTGTTTTAGGCTGTGATTTACATAAAAGCAATCaaaggaaaagaggggaaaaaagcatcCAAAAGTGAGATAGTATCGTcctatttaatgatttttttcttctattttgtcttttgttattgagAACATTGCTTGCTGTACAAGAATATTAATATTaactaatattaatatttcttaagAAAGGGCCACCAAACCAATAGAAAAAAGTGAACAAAGATCTAATTAGTTAACAGAAAAGACAGTACAAATGACTTTATAAACATGTGAAAATAATCTCAGTCTCCTTATAATTTAAGAAATTCAGATTGAAAATTCTCTGAGATAGCATTTTTCACTAATCAAGTTGGCAAAGATGCACACTCTATTGGCAAGACGATGGGAGTGAAAAAGCTATTAAACTCTAAAGGAGGGTGTACTAGTTTCTTATTGGTGGTACAactaattaccacaaatttattctcttacagttctgaaggtcagaagtcctaaaattAAGGTGTCATCAGGGTTGCATTCCTTCTAGAGGCCCcagaggagaatccatttccttactAAAAGCTTCTAGAGGCTTCTTGCATTCTTTGGCTCACGGCCCAATTCTCTATCTTCAACTCtcacattttgtctttctttgactcttaccctcctgcctccttcttaCAAGGACCCTTGAGATTACATTGGACCTAcctggataattcaggataattgCCCCATCTTAATTTAACCACATCTGTAAAGTTCATTTTACCATGTAAAGTACTAGATTCTGAGAGATTAGGATTTGAACATCTTCGGGGACCATTATTTTGCCTACCACAGGGGACAAGCAATTTGGCAGTATCTATCAAGATCACAGATACACATGTACTTTGATCCCACAGTTCTTTTTCTAGGCATTCATTCCACTGGTGTAATCACATGTCATTTTACATGTATACATGGTTATgcacttcattttttttgtgtgatagcaaaagattggaaataaGTTTCTACAAATAGAGGATTGGTTAAATGATCTTACATCTTTAAATTAGAATTTATGCTgccatatataaatgaaattatttacttatatggAACTCTCACCAGGAtgaatgagaaaagcaaagtGGTAAATAATGTATCTAATATTCTACTGTTTATATAGGGGAAATGTTTGCTTTTATATGCATACAGTATTCTAGAGGAATAAATAATGAATAGGAAGCTGGCAATATTGGTTGCCACTAGGGAAGAAAACTGGGTAGCTGGGAATAGTTAGAAGGGGGACTTTTCACTGAATGACTATTCAGGGTTTGCTCGGGCTTTTTTACTGGTTACCTCACTCTCTCTTTAGTGTCTTTATGTTAATATGACCTTTCAATACCCTTGTGCAGATGAAGTCACAAGTTCTACATTTAATCTTACCAGCCCTCCATTTCCGGTTGCCTATTAGATGACTTTATGTAGGTGCCACGAACCAACCCCATAAATCTACTCGAAGATAATTCGCTTACAGAAAATACACATGCAGTAATTGGAATATTGTTCTCATTTGTACTTTCTTAAGATAATCCTCTGTAGCAGAGTCTGTATACATATGTATCCTAACGTTTTGTAAGTTTTGAGGACATTATCCGTATATGTTGGTGACtttaatcatcttttaaaaaatattgtagagAGCAAATGCACCTTTGCTAATCAGTTTAGCTATAAACAATCTTCCATTATTTAAGAAGATCTTGGATGTTTTTACTTAATCATATCTTAGTTCATCTGAAAACTTTATTCTGTactgtaaaaaatataacttAATGCTAGGCCATTTACATGTACTATATCATTTCTAAAGTATACTGAATTGTAGTTTACTTTGTGCACCAAAATCATTCTTGCCTTTCTAGAACATTCAGTGAGATAAGTAAAGCAGAAGAACAGTATAGCTTGTGCCAAGAACTTTGCAGTGAACTTGCTCAAGATCTGCAGAAAGAAGGACTTAAGGTACTTTATTTTTATGCAGTGTTcttagttttctaaatttttaataataaaaagctaCCTTAAACTAAGAGTTAGATTTTGCATTTAAATACAAATTGGGATGTGTCAGAAAAGAGAGTTCTTGTCCTCAATAGAGACAGATTGAATTCTGACCCTTACCTGAGGCCTAGGATGAGGTCATTTTATGAGAAGCAACTTATGAGGCTGGAGTGGTTCCAGTATAATTCCAGAGAAGTTTATATTACCTTGGGAGTACATTTGAATAAGTTCAAAATCAGAGTTATATTGGTAGTAAAGAATAAGGGATAGGGAAGAATTTCCCTAGAACTGTGTATAAATGCCTTTCCAATTATCCTTTAATGTCATTGTCAGGTAGACAGTGACCTTCTGGAATAGGCATTTTGTTTCAAGGCCTTAATCCAGGTTGCTTAACACATTGAGAACAAAACCTGGAAGGCTTTGAACTTTGTATTTTATAATCTTCACTCACAACAGTCCATGTTTAGTATTTTTCCAACATTCTCAAAACAGAGGTAGAGTTATTACAAAGTATAATAAAAAAGCtataaaaagttattacaaagaAAGGGATATCTgatgaatatttttttataatCCTTCTCTGTTGTACCTCAAATATAtagagttctttttaaaaaaatttttaaataaacttaattttagaatcatttcaGGTTTATAGAATAGTTACAAGGATAATATAGAGATTTCCAGTATACCCAGTTTCCCTCATTATTAGCATCTTATATTATCACAGTACATTTGCAAAACTAAGAAACTGACACTAACACATTTCTGTTAACTAAATCCAGACAGTATTTttgttttacctgtttttttccATTCATGTCCTTCCTCTCTTCGTTCCAGGGTTCAGTCCAGGgaaccacattgcatttagttgtcatgtcttccCAGTTTCCTCtagtctgtgacagtttctctgtatttccttgtttttcatgaccttgacagtcttGAGGGATACTAGCCAGGTATACTGCAGAATGTCTTCCAATCTGGGTTTGTCTGATGATTTTCATATGATTAGACCAGAGTTATAGGTTTTTAGAAAGAATACCACAGAAATGAAGTATCCTTCTCATCACATCCCATCAAGGTATATGATAGCCACATGATATCACAGGTGAGAATAACCATCCTCACTTGGTTAAAGTAGTGTTTGCTAGGCTTCTCCACTGTGaaattactatttttccctttctatacTCTTTTCTTTGGAAGTGAGTCAATAAGCCTAACCTACACTCACAACCTCCAGGAGGtagcaaaatatacataacaaaatttactgttttaactTGCTAAGTATACATtttagtggcattaaatacattcagatTGTACAACCATCAATACTtttgatctccagaactttttcattatcccaaagtgaaactctgtatccattaagcaataactgTGAAGGAGTTCTAACACGTAAATTTAACATAatatctggcatatagtaggcacaCAATAAGTGTGAGCTGTCCAGAAGATCTTTTCAATGAGTCCcctcagaaagattttttttcctatctttttaGGTACTGAATTAACCTCAAAAAAAGaatcagtaaaaagaaaagtaatcagTTAACTTTGCCCTTTATATAAAAGTCTTTTATAAAAAgtcagttgggggcttccctggtggcgcagtggttgagagtcctcctgccgatgcaggggacacgggttcgtgccccggtccgggaagatcccacatgccacagagcggctgggcccgtgagccatggccgctgagcctgtgcatccaaaGTCAGTTGGGGAGGGAAGTAATAATTACTGACTAAAATGGGATTTTTAGATTACTTATGGATTTCAGTTATTCTTTATGACAATTTTCAttaccatgtttttttttgtaattgtaatagttaatatttattgccatttaatatatgtcaggcactgttttagggtCTTTATTTAATGAATGTTGATCTTTAACATTGAATGATCTCAACcccaaagaattaaaattgtAAGTTTAGTGTTTTGCCGTTATAAGGCCTGTCAACTAGTGTGTCATTGGAGTTCTTCCTTCCTAGAAATTTCTCTTATATAGAAACTATTATATGATGCAGTTGACAAACATAGGGAAGGGAGTGTGGTTACGAAAACTCTATGATCAGCCCCTAGACCATTAAAGATTGagttattattttataacataagccaaaattgtgtttgtttttgctgtctttCATTAGTGTTTTGTTTAGGCACAGAGGGTAGGGCaacaactcctcctcctcctcctccaaaagCTCCACATTACCATGTTTTTCTAAATAATTGATTATACTTCCATACTCTGTGTACATAGAGAcctttctgaatttttctaacctgtaaaataacttttttctggAAGTTAAAGAGCCATATATAATAATGTATTCTGTTTGTTACAGGGTAGAACTGTTACCATTAAGCTAAAGAATGTGAATTTTGAAGTAAAAACTCGTGCATCTACAGTTTCATCTGTTGTTTCTactgcagaagaaatatttgctaTTGCTAAAGAATTGCTAAGAACAGAAATTGATGCTGATTTTCCACATCCCTTGAGATTAAGACTTATGGGTATGACTTTTCTTTACTTGTTTTTCCTTAAATCTGCTAGACTTTTCCATAGATTCAACTTGGGAAATAGTCTCgcctccattttatttcttaaacctGTTTAGGAAGTTGTACTTATGCTACTGccatttttcttgattcttaGAACCTGATGCATGTGAAGCCACAATCATTAGTTTAATTCCAGTAAGAACCAGTTAAAGTCGTTCTTTTCCTTACTATTACTGAAATCCTTGGGGTTAGGtatctttcaaaattttaaacttttcagaTTTTAGAAAGCAAATTCAGTGCATGTTGAGTATGTTGTATAATACTCCTTTGGGATCTGAAGCAGCACTTCATGATCaaacacattattatttttgtagcaaaacaaaaaaatattcacagtgaGTTGTAAAGACTCTCAATAGTCTCACACCAATCTTGTCATCAATTACCATTTGTTGCTTACAATTTTCAGAGCTTTTTGGATTTCAGAATTACAGATAAGGGATTGTGGCACTATAAAACCACATTTCTAGCCATCACATggtaaaaaaagacaaacaaaccatGTTTCCAAAGTGAACGAGTGAGAGAATGTTTAGTGATAAGCACTCCAAATGCCAACTTTACTGCTAAGAATGGGTCATTAGCCATACTTTCACATATGGAAAATAGCACACACTGAAGTCAATTTGAATAAACTATGTTAACTAAAAGAGCTAAAGAGTGGATgttaatagcagctttatttataattgccaaaacttggaagcaatcaaaatGTCCTCCAGTAGTAGGTGAATGGAAATTGTGGTACATCtagacaacagaatattattcagcacataaaagaaatgagctattggAGTAGAGGGtgggggagaagaaaagaaatgagctgtcaagccatgaaaagacatggaggaaacttatgTATTGTTAAccgaaagaagccaatctgaaaaggctacatcctgtatgattccaatgtatgacattctggaaaaggcaaaactatggagatactaaaaagatcagtggttgtcaagggtagggggagggaggaataggcagagcacagaggatttttagggtagtgaaactattctgtatgatgctataatggtggatacatgtcattgtacatttgtcaaaacccatagaatgtacaacatcaagagtgaaccctaatgtaaactatgaactttgagTAATAATGTCGTGTCAGTATAGattcattgattgtaacaaatgtaccactctgatgtAGGATGTTGATAGTGGAGGAGGAGTGCATGTGTGGGGCAGGTAGTATACGGGAACTCTGCACTTGCTACTCAACTTTGCTgagaacctaaaattgctctaaaaaatagcGCCTGTTGCAAAAAAGGGAGCTAAAGAATATATGCAATTGACTCCAATAAGTTACTCGCTATTTAATGGTATCATGTGTCAGGTATTAACTGAAAGACCTATATAATCATGCTAACTCCAGTAGATACTTAACTATTTAGTATACCCAGCTTTATAAAGGAAGTTAATTTCTACTCATAATACCACCTTTGAAAAAACATCCTTTAATTCAGAAAATACAGTGTTGCTTATTATTTTTGGCTAAACAGCCTTTTTCATATATGTTGTAATATTATGCAaaatgtctttattgaatttgaaaTGGATTAATTACGGTTGGTTTAATTTAGGGGTGCGGCTATCTAGTTTTCCCAATGAAGAGGAGAAGAAACACCAACAAAGGAGCATTATTGGCTTCTTACAGCCTGGAAACCAAGCTCTGTCAGCCACCAGGTGTATCCTAGAGAAAACTGACAAAGATCAGTTTCTAAAACCTCTAGAAATGTCTCATAAGAAGAGTTTCTTTGATAAAAAACGATCTGAAAGGAATTGGAGCTACCAGGACACATTTAAATGTGAAACTGTAGATAAACAAAGTTTACAGACATCACAATCCTTCCAAGTTTTAAAGAAGAGGATGAATGAGAATTTAGAAACATTGGAGAATTCAGATAACTGTCAGGTATTTACCTGTCCTGTTTGCTTCAGGGAGCAAGGAAGCATCAGTCTGGAAGCCTTTAATAAACACGTAGATGCATGTCTTGATGGACCTTCCATCAGTGGAAACTCTAAAATGTCTTCACGTTCACATGCTTCATCTACAGAagtgaatgagaaagaaaatgtacatgattctgtttctgtctgTGAGAAGCAGGATTATGAAACTCATCAGAAGAATACAGAGATCATATCAGTAGATTCTGTAGAGTTGGCAGAGACTACTGGTAATCCATCTAATACAGAAGGTGTAGATGCTCTAAGTAATAAGCACAGCGAAGAGGAATGTTCTAGTCTTCCAAGCAAATCGTTTAATATGGAGCACTGTCCTCAGAATTGTTGCGCTGTTTCACTGGAAAATGAAGGTGTTGCATCATTAAGAAGGAAAGAGCCCCTACAACCTTATTTATATGAAGTGATCAGTGACCAAGTCCTCATTTGTCCTGTTTGTAACCTAGAACAAAAGACTTCAGATCTTACCCTATTCAATGTGCATGTAGATGTTTGCTTAAATAAAGGCATTATCCAGGAACTGAGAAAGGATAAGTTTAATCCAGTTAACCAACCCAAAGAAAGCACCGCAAATACTGGTGAGTTTACAGTTATTTTAAAGAACTTGATTTTCTAggaatgttttattaaaattgaGATTGTTGTTAAATCTGAAACATATACCTTGAAAGGGATAGACCATGTACGCTGCCATTTAGGAAAATGTTAGTTATCTTAACGGTGGGTTAGAATTAGCTGAAGAcattagattttaaattttggGAAACCTCTGGTTTGGGCTTGATTTAGCACAGAATGAACTAAAAGGTTTAGGGACCTGAGTGATCTAATCAAAACAGAAATTCCTTCAGAGAACACTTGCCAAGGCACAGTGGTAAATTAACTATAATTATATAGCCAAAAAGCCTCTTTAACTTGTTTTTTGGTAGTTCTGACTCTAACCCAACTTCAAAATCAGCTGTAATGCTAATGAAACCAGTAAATTACAAAGAAATTATGCTATAcattagtttctggtatatatAAATTCGAACAATGTAGTACCAAGGAggtttttattatctttaatcAGTCAACCGTAACtctttaaatttttagaaaacttttaaattaattcatgttATTCATTGTGGAATTTTTTCCCTCTAAAGATAACTCAGGCAAAGTACAGAAGATTGGAACAAAAGCAAACAGGTATGGCTAATGTGAGTTTTAATAAAGCTGGCTATGAAATTGTTATATTTTGAGATctgatttttaagaaatgttaaaatttgcttttagaaatcattaaataaaagttttaaaatcagttatttgcataaacaattttttaaatctcttcatgcagtttattattttatatttttttgttttttgttttgtagttcttCATGCATTTTAATtgcctgttcctttttttttccaggccAGGACTGATGACAAAGTACTCagcatcaaagaaaacaaaaccaaacagtcCCAGACACACccttgatgtattttttaaatgaacgttgaacattttttcattaatttttgattGAAACTTGTTATTTTACAATCAATGAATGTATTCTTCCCCATTCCAGGCCTACAGATTCATTGAGTGAAAGGCAAGTGCAATAAGCCCTCCCCAAATGACATTTCCTTTATATGAATTTGGAATATATACTAATTtacttctgtatatttttttgaTAACAATGAGAATTTCACTTCCATTATACTTCAGTTGGAAATCAGTCCTGttagagataattttaaaatgagaagttaGGAATGGGATCAggaagtgatttctttctttattatgttttataatgaatataaaaacttAACATTTATAAGAGTTCTCAGAAGTTCAGATAAACCTATCTGAATTTTTCAGCACTTAACCACTTTGTTGGCACTGGACTGCTATGTTTGATCTTAGTATCTTCTACAACtttgtataattatattttaactcCTAGTATCTTCAGATACCTCATGAACATTCATAATTAGTACTTATCTTGAGTTCTATGAAGAGTATTAGCTTAGCAGAACTAGCATGAGTGGTTTTGTTACCTTCAGGAAAATAATGTCAGAGTATTATTTGCTATGTCAaaagaatttttgtttaaaatatgattattcatttgatttttttaatttaaaatttctttaatgaatAAGCACTtggttcactttaaaaaatatttagtctaAGATTCAAGGTAATTATTTTATCTAGGACTTTTAAatagcaatatttcattccttggCAGTTATATTTGCACTTcacaaaaatctgtaaaaaaggaTAAATTGTACACtcacttcatttttattatgaCCTTCTAGAGAAGAATGTGCAATTCAAAAGATTAATGTGTGTTAAAACACCTCATTTATCTTAGTTATATTTCTATCatgttttcattaatatttgcaaaagaagacaGCTTAACAGTAGTTAGCTTAAGTAGTTGCTCTAAATATTTTTGTGCTATCAATAGAggagtttttatcaaaaaaacaattatttaattgAAACATGAAGATGGAACCCATTTTCTATTACTGCTTTAAGGAACTGAATCTTTTGttctcatatttttctcttttcatattttatagctCATTACCTAAATGTATAAAGACAGTGTTTTAGGAATAGCGTAAATTAGGATCTCGCACAACCTTTGGCCAAAGTGGTAATTTCACTTTAAATTACTAGATGGTTTAAAATTAGGCTTAATGTTTATTAACGTACCAATTTCATGCCTAATATTATTATATGCTATGGTGAATACCTAGTTGTAGAGCTACGCTTCTTGATTGTGTGATTTACTTACATTAATTCTCTACAAAATTAAGTTCAATGAAGCACTGATTTAATGTATTGAAAAGTAGATAGCACcatatttgttcttttctgttccatcttgtttcaagttcatttttattgtgttttcaaCATTAGAGTGAATACTAAATTATTTTCACTTAGATGATTCATTTAATTGAATGTTATTATTtagtaatatttaataaaaatttaaaatgaaattttaaatgtttaatcttTAGCCAGTAGAAATGGTTTCCTTACTTTTCCACTCTTTTCCCACCTCTGTTGCttttactcttattttctttgcccagaattttctccacatccttttctGTTTTATCTAATAATccaactcattttctttttattataattttgtttgGGGGCATtcaaagaaaatacaacaaaaccaCAAAGAATAAGCACCTATAATCTTACCTATTTAGAGGGTCAGAATATAGGGAACCAcctgggagaacatatttgcaacacatataaTTGGCAAAATACTAGTATCCAGTATATATAtaatccagaatatacaaatgaTTCCTAtgaatcattaagaaaaagacagacaGCCAATAGAAATTTGGACAAGTGTTTAGATGGCACTTTTCatagaaagaaatccaaaaggccaagaaacatgaaaacatcCTCAGCCATTTTAGTaatagggaaatgaaaaaaaacaaaccacaaagaggtattGTAATACCTTTTTCAGATTCACAAAAATGAAAGGATCCAATGATATTAAGTTTTGGTGATGATATGGAGCAATATGAACTCTTACTCTGAAAACaatctctttggaaaactgtttgtcCTTCTTTAGTAACTCTGAAGATGTACACACTCAACACCCCAGCAACTGCACTCCTAAATATCCGCCTTTGCTGGTTATCTTCCATTTGCCCTCCTGATTTTACTCTGTGCCCTCCACCCTGCTCTTTAAGTTCAGTGAGGCATCATGGCAGCGGAGAGCCACTGCAGAAGGTTTCTGGGAGGAAAGAAGATGAAGTTGTTTATTTATTCCCTCATATACCTTTTGGAAGAATCATGTCAAGCTGGTTAAGTCCCTTGACGAAAGGTCACAGCTTCTTCATATGTCATTTTCTGCTCTCTCTCCAGGTTCTGATAATCCTTTCCTTGCCCTCACCCCTTCATCCTAGGGGTGGCAACAGAGCCTTGCCCTTATTAGCCCTGAGGTGCTGCCCTATCTTTTGGGgtttccccacaccctgcccacacctttgtAAATGGTCCCTTTCTTAAAAGTCATctcaaaatacaatttttttcctgccaGAGCCATAACTGATACAATGTCTTGAAAAAACTATTGAACATGTTTTTTAGGAAGCATGTCCAAGAATGCACATAGCAGCactgtaatagccaaaaaatggaaataaaccaaATATTCAGCACTGGTAGAATGGTTAGATTCTACCATTGTATATTCATGTAGATTCAAACAATAGAATTCTGCACAGTggtgaaaatgaaggaaatagctAATCAGAAGGTGGATGAATATCACAAATATAATGTGGAGCAAAAGAAGCAAATCATAGAAGGATGCCAtcagcatgattccatttatatagttCAAAACAGCATATATTGCTTTAAGGATGTATTCATATGAGATCAAATTATTAAGAGAAGCAAGTATATTGTTGTCCCCAAAGTTAGAATAATGACTTCCtctgtggggagaaaagggaatgtgATTGAGAAATGGCACATGGAGCTGCTGACAGTCTTCTATTGTCTTGGGTGGTGACTGCatggatgtttattttaaaaatattatttaaactgcatgtatgtattttatagatTCTTGTTCGTATGTGACCTATATCACGataaagtaaaaccaaaaaaatggcaGGAACCGCTTTCCTTAGTAAGGTGATGTTCTCCTTATCTCTGCAGGCTACTAGCTTCAACAGAGAAAAAGTACATTTCTCTCTGCTAGGACTTTGCTGAACACAGCAAGAAAGAGTCGTCCCATGACAacattttgagtttttctcctaATGTTTCCCCTAATGCTACAGCCTCAATCAGCATTTGGTCTGCTCTCCAAAGTCAAATTACCAAAGTTGAGAATTTGACCAATTATTTTATCATCTCCAAACAAGTCACCAGCTTCCCAACCTGTGATATATATCGCCACTCCTCAAAGCCCCTCCCTCAAACACTAAGCCAATTCTGTATATTAGATTTTGTTATTTTCAGCACCCTGCTTTCTGTGTCACTTCAGAATTTTACTTCAGCTGTGAATTACAGAGACCCAAtcagtgtcttaaaaaaaaaaaaatcaattctagtGTTCCCACGAAACACAAATTTCATTGGTTAACTTTGGCTCGATAGTTCAAAGATGGGTGTTCACAGTCTGATTTTCTTGGCCTCACATGGCCAACTTCTGGCCAACTTCTGGCCGCAAGATGGATGGACTTTTCAATATCCAGCCTTACACATGAGTTCCAGGTAGGAAGATGAGGAAGTAAAAAAGACAA
Proteins encoded in this region:
- the POLK gene encoding DNA polymerase kappa isoform X1, which gives rise to MDNTEEKNDSTKEKNDNYKDDLLLRVGLNDNKAGMEGLDKEKINKIIMEATKGSRFYGNELKKEKQVNQRIENMMQQKAQITSQQLRKAQLQVDRFAMELEHSRDLNNTIVHIDMDAFYAAVEMRDNPELKDKPIAVGSVSMLSTSNYHARRFGVRAAMPGFIAKRLCPQLIIVPPNFDKYRAVSREVKEILADYDPNFMAMSLDEAYVNITKHLEERQNWPEDKRKYFIKTGNSLENDKPGKKVNKLHEQERSISPLLFEDSPPDLQSPGNPFQVNFEELNNLQILQNSIVFGTSAEEVVKEIRFRIEQKTTLTASAGIAPNTMLAKVCSDKNKPNGQYQILPNRQAVMDFIKDLPIRKVSGIGKVTEKMLKALGIITCTELYQQRALLSLLFSETSWHYFLHISLGLGSTHLARDGERKSMSVERTFSEISKAEEQYSLCQELCSELAQDLQKEGLKGRTVTIKLKNVNFEVKTRASTVSSVVSTAEEIFAIAKELLRTEIDADFPHPLRLRLMGVRLSSFPNEEEKKHQQRSIIGFLQPGNQALSATRCILEKTDKDQFLKPLEMSHKKSFFDKKRSERNWSYQDTFKCETVDKQSLQTSQSFQVLKKRMNENLETLENSDNCQVFTCPVCFREQGSISLEAFNKHVDACLDGPSISGNSKMSSRSHASSTEVNEKENVHDSVSVCEKQDYETHQKNTEIISVDSVELAETTGNPSNTEGVDALSNKHSEEECSSLPSKSFNMEHCPQNCCAVSLENEGVASLRRKEPLQPYLYEVISDQVLICPVCNLEQKTSDLTLFNVHVDVCLNKGIIQELRKDKFNPVNQPKESTANTDNSGKVQKIGTKANRPGLMTKYSASKKTKPNSPRHTLDVFFK
- the POLK gene encoding DNA polymerase kappa isoform X3, whose product is MDNTEEKNDSTKEKNDNYKDDLLLRVGLNDNKAGMEGLDKEKINKIIMEATKGSRFYGNELKKEKQVNQRIENMMQQKAQITSQQLRKAQLQVDRFAMELEHSRDLNNTIVHIDMDAFYAAVEMRDNPELKDKPIAVGSVSMLSTSNYHARRFGVRAAMPGFIAKRLCPQLIIVPPNFDKYRAVSREVKEILADYDPNFMAMSLDEAYVNITKHLEERQNWPEDKRKYFIKTGNSLENGIAPNTMLAKVCSDKNKPNGQYQILPNRQAVMDFIKDLPIRKVSGIGKVTEKMLKALGIITCTELYQQRALLSLLFSETSWHYFLHISLGLGSTHLARDGERKSMSVERTFSEISKAEEQYSLCQELCSELAQDLQKEGLKGRTVTIKLKNVNFEVKTRASTVSSVVSTAEEIFAIAKELLRTEIDADFPHPLRLRLMGVRLSSFPNEEEKKHQQRSIIGFLQPGNQALSATRCILEKTDKDQFLKPLEMSHKKSFFDKKRSERNWSYQDTFKCETVDKQSLQTSQSFQVLKKRMNENLETLENSDNCQVFTCPVCFREQGSISLEAFNKHVDACLDGPSISGNSKMSSRSHASSTEVNEKENVHDSVSVCEKQDYETHQKNTEIISVDSVELAETTGNPSNTEGVDALSNKHSEEECSSLPSKSFNMEHCPQNCCAVSLENEGVASLRRKEPLQPYLYEVISDQVLICPVCNLEQKTSDLTLFNVHVDVCLNKGIIQELRKDKFNPVNQPKESTANTDNSGKVQKIGTKANRPGLMTKYSASKKTKPNSPRHTLDVFFK
- the POLK gene encoding DNA polymerase kappa isoform X2, translated to MDNTEEKNDSTKEKNDNYKDDLLLRVGLNDNKAGMEGLDKEKINKIIMEATKGSRFYGNELKKEKQVNQRIENMMQQKAQITSQQLRKAQLQVDRFAMELEHSRDLNNTIVHIDMDAFYAAVEMRDNPELKDKPIAVGSVSMLSTSNYHARRFGVRAAMPGFIAKRLCPQLIIVPPNFDKYRAVSREVKEILADYDPNFMAMSLDEAYVNITKHLEERQNWPEDKRKYFIKTGNSLENDSPPDLQSPGNPFQVNFEELNNLQILQNSIVFGTSAEEVVKEIRFRIEQKTTLTASAGIAPNTMLAKVCSDKNKPNGQYQILPNRQAVMDFIKDLPIRKVSGIGKVTEKMLKALGIITCTELYQQRALLSLLFSETSWHYFLHISLGLGSTHLARDGERKSMSVERTFSEISKAEEQYSLCQELCSELAQDLQKEGLKGRTVTIKLKNVNFEVKTRASTVSSVVSTAEEIFAIAKELLRTEIDADFPHPLRLRLMGVRLSSFPNEEEKKHQQRSIIGFLQPGNQALSATRCILEKTDKDQFLKPLEMSHKKSFFDKKRSERNWSYQDTFKCETVDKQSLQTSQSFQVLKKRMNENLETLENSDNCQVFTCPVCFREQGSISLEAFNKHVDACLDGPSISGNSKMSSRSHASSTEVNEKENVHDSVSVCEKQDYETHQKNTEIISVDSVELAETTGNPSNTEGVDALSNKHSEEECSSLPSKSFNMEHCPQNCCAVSLENEGVASLRRKEPLQPYLYEVISDQVLICPVCNLEQKTSDLTLFNVHVDVCLNKGIIQELRKDKFNPVNQPKESTANTDNSGKVQKIGTKANRPGLMTKYSASKKTKPNSPRHTLDVFFK